TGTCGCCACCAGCAAGGCGGCTCGCAAAAAGGTGGTCGCTTTTCACCGGTTGCCGACACCAAAGTTTTTTGTAGTGAAAAGTCCCGACCAGATTCCGGAACATTCCCTGAGATATCCGTTGTTCGTAAAACCTGTAAAAGGCCGAGGCAGCGGAGGAATCAGCGAAGAGAATGTGATCAAAGAGCCTGCGGCCCTGCCCAAAGTAATCGATAAAATAACTCAGCAAATCGGCCAAGCTGCTCTGGTAGAAGAGTTTATACAAGGGCGCGAAATCACCGTCGGTATTATTGGTAATGAAGACCCAACAATACTGCCCCTTTTAGAGATCGAATACAGCTCAGCTATAACTAACACTTACGAACATAAGATGCTCGGTAACGAAATAATTCATTGCCCTGCTGATTTTTCTGAGACGGAAGAAAAACGGATTAGAGACACGGCGCGAAGAATCTACCAAGTCTTAAACGCCCGAGATTTCGGCCGGGTAGACATGATCGTGGCTCCGGACGGAACGCCTTTCTTTCTGGAGATTAATACCTTCGCCGGTCTCA
The genomic region above belongs to Bacillota bacterium and contains:
- a CDS encoding ATP-grasp domain-containing protein, giving the protein MKVGVFWRKFRNVELQRMVSSKNIYDDAYDEAFQHLTALQGAGFDAALIEWKKDPKETLKDLLSPKIDIVFNASSLRELAFLQAFNMPFVGSGLDLVATSKAARKKVVAFHRLPTPKFFVVKSPDQIPEHSLRYPLFVKPVKGRGSGGISEENVIKEPAALPKVIDKITQQIGQAALVEEFIQGREITVGIIGNEDPTILPLLEIEYSSAITNTYEHKMLGNEIIHCPADFSETEEKRIRDTARRIYQVLNARDFGRVDMIVAPDGTPFFLEINTFAGLTMSSDTAHKGYMGYMAEAKGMSASEFIGSIVRYALERYRIKPTQALTS